Proteins from one Desulfonema limicola genomic window:
- a CDS encoding SelB C-terminal domain-containing protein, with product METFLRQPAIEPGIAQLELPSGRQTALVDVPGHTDFLKNTIRGLSAVDLAVLVAAADDGVMPQTREHLKILEFMNAKGGIVVVSKSDLVDNETLELAGLEIEELVKGSFLENKPILPFSAVDKSGKSNILKAIDQESTNISGKHSDTFFRLWIDQVRHFQGIGTVASGTVLSGILNKNDLLDLLPSGIKTRARSLEIHGKKTDTARAGQRVGINLHGVSLDQVRRGMLLSCPGRVECAYMLNSEFCLSDYAEPVKNRQKIKLFIGTSLITASVILMEKQELLPGEKGLVQFRTSSPAACIPGENYVAALMNSQTIIGGGRILETAKSKFRHSRAEKILPRLQAVLNKDIKAVINSAEHDKSLSPEKLSRQTGLPFKDFESGIQSMISRGELLKIDGYGIFRKNTYENIKTMIKEIIPAALKAEPLKTSMSFAEIKDKLAVQAETDLVSHIIAELLETGFLIRENGGYRIPDMACDLSAKHLKISKKLLDFAKTSGIVPFTAHTAWKECKEDCSKNEVEKLLYYLSRNQKLACLNNQRFVSLYGVEKIKDLIQAAILEKGSISLKDSKDLLGYGRYGAVPVFEYLDEIGFTFRQGDERVLKKSYADKFHAS from the coding sequence ATGGAAACGTTTCTCAGACAGCCAGCTATTGAACCTGGAATTGCCCAGCTTGAACTGCCTTCAGGCAGGCAGACTGCTTTAGTTGATGTTCCTGGACATACTGATTTTTTAAAAAATACAATAAGAGGGCTGAGTGCTGTTGATCTTGCAGTCCTTGTGGCAGCTGCTGATGACGGGGTAATGCCCCAGACCAGGGAGCATTTGAAAATACTGGAATTTATGAATGCAAAGGGCGGCATTGTTGTTGTCAGCAAAAGTGATCTTGTGGATAATGAAACACTTGAGCTTGCAGGACTGGAGATTGAAGAACTTGTTAAAGGGAGTTTTCTGGAAAATAAGCCGATTCTGCCTTTTTCTGCTGTTGATAAAAGCGGGAAAAGCAATATTCTCAAAGCTATTGATCAGGAATCAACAAATATATCAGGTAAACATTCAGACACATTTTTCAGGCTCTGGATTGACCAGGTCAGGCATTTTCAGGGAATCGGCACTGTTGCCAGCGGCACTGTTCTTTCAGGTATTCTAAACAAAAATGATTTACTGGATTTACTGCCTTCGGGCATAAAAACCAGGGCCCGTTCTCTGGAGATTCACGGTAAAAAAACAGATACTGCCAGGGCAGGCCAGAGGGTGGGCATCAATCTGCACGGGGTTTCACTGGATCAGGTCAGGCGGGGAATGCTTCTTTCATGTCCAGGCAGGGTTGAATGTGCTTACATGCTGAATTCGGAATTCTGCCTGTCAGATTATGCAGAGCCTGTAAAAAACCGGCAGAAAATCAAGCTTTTTATAGGAACGTCCCTTATAACTGCATCTGTTATCTTGATGGAAAAACAGGAATTATTACCTGGAGAAAAAGGGCTTGTCCAGTTTAGAACCAGCAGTCCTGCCGCCTGCATTCCTGGTGAAAATTATGTGGCTGCATTGATGAACAGCCAGACAATTATAGGAGGCGGAAGAATACTGGAAACTGCAAAATCGAAATTCCGCCATTCCAGGGCAGAAAAAATTCTGCCCAGATTACAGGCTGTTTTGAACAAGGATATAAAAGCTGTTATCAACAGTGCTGAACATGATAAATCTTTAAGTCCAGAAAAACTTTCCAGGCAGACCGGACTGCCTTTTAAAGACTTTGAATCCGGGATTCAATCCATGATCTCCAGAGGAGAACTCTTAAAAATAGACGGATACGGCATATTCCGTAAAAATACTTATGAAAATATCAAAACCATGATCAAGGAAATTATCCCGGCAGCACTAAAAGCAGAGCCTTTAAAAACCAGTATGAGTTTTGCTGAAATAAAAGACAAACTGGCAGTTCAGGCTGAAACAGACCTGGTAAGCCATATAATTGCAGAACTTCTGGAAACAGGATTTCTTATCCGTGAAAACGGCGGATACAGGATCCCTGACATGGCATGTGATTTATCAGCAAAACATTTGAAAATAAGCAAAAAACTTCTGGATTTTGCAAAAACATCAGGAATTGTTCCTTTTACAGCCCATACTGCCTGGAAGGAATGTAAAGAGGATTGCAGCAAAAATGAAGTGGAAAAACTCCTTTACTATCTCAGCAGAAACCAGAAGCTGGCCTGTTTGAACAACCAGCGTTTTGTATCTCTTTACGGTGTTGAAAAAATTAAAGACCTGATTCAGGCAGCAATCCTGGAAAAAGGCAGCATCAGCCTGAAAGACAGCAAGGATTTGCTGGGATACGGGCGCTATGGAGCAGTGCCTGTTTTTGAATATCTTGATGAAATTGGTTTTACATTCCGTCAGGGAGATGAGAGGGTTTTGAAAAAATCATATGCAGACAAATTCCATGCATCTTAA
- the cysS gene encoding cysteine--tRNA ligase: MHLNIYNTLTRKKETFIPIHSKKIGIYICGPTVYDYAHMGHARSAVFFDTITRYLKTCGYKINMVRNFTDIDDKLMVKAQILGTDIKSLAQKFINEWHKDMQTLNTLKPDHEPLSSDYIVPIQNFINVLIKKKYAYQSKGNVYFSAGSFSGYGRLSGRTIIDPPSMEDNTSGKKHPADFALWRNSNKSEPGWKSLWGFGRPGWHIECSAMGMEILGKQFDIHAGGQDLIFPHHENEIAQSKALTGLMPARYWIHHGMVTVKGQKMSKSQQNFTSIKNLADLYSPQALRLFLLSKHYRNPLDFTPAKIEQSTAALKKIPRLLVQLEKLAAPLQQEDFTSSSYWQKFCQAMDDDFNTPAAIAVMFQLVRELNKFLEKAGKGSLLPGEKNTLQTGPIELLKMGRDILGVI; this comes from the coding sequence ATGCATCTTAATATTTACAACACACTGACCCGCAAAAAAGAAACCTTTATACCCATTCATTCCAAAAAGATCGGCATTTATATCTGCGGACCTACTGTGTATGATTACGCACACATGGGCCATGCTCGTTCTGCTGTTTTTTTTGATACAATTACCAGGTATTTAAAAACCTGCGGATATAAAATAAACATGGTCCGTAATTTTACGGATATTGATGACAAGCTTATGGTAAAAGCCCAGATCCTGGGAACAGATATAAAATCTCTTGCCCAGAAATTCATAAATGAATGGCATAAAGACATGCAGACTTTAAATACCTTAAAACCCGACCATGAACCCCTGTCATCTGATTATATCGTACCAATTCAAAATTTTATCAACGTCTTAATTAAAAAGAAATACGCATATCAGTCAAAGGGAAACGTTTATTTTTCAGCCGGCAGTTTTTCTGGATACGGAAGACTTTCAGGCAGAACCATAATTGACCCCCCCAGCATGGAAGATAATACATCAGGAAAAAAACATCCTGCTGATTTTGCCCTGTGGAGAAACTCCAATAAATCCGAACCAGGCTGGAAAAGTCTCTGGGGTTTTGGCCGTCCCGGATGGCACATTGAATGCTCTGCCATGGGCATGGAGATTCTTGGAAAACAGTTTGACATTCACGCAGGAGGGCAGGATCTGATATTTCCCCATCATGAAAATGAGATAGCCCAGTCAAAAGCCCTGACTGGCCTGATGCCTGCAAGATACTGGATTCATCACGGCATGGTAACAGTAAAAGGGCAGAAAATGTCCAAATCCCAGCAAAATTTCACAAGCATAAAAAACCTTGCAGATTTATATTCCCCCCAGGCATTAAGGCTTTTTCTCCTTTCAAAACATTACCGCAATCCCCTGGATTTTACCCCTGCTAAAATCGAACAAAGCACTGCCGCACTGAAAAAAATCCCCAGGCTTCTCGTGCAACTTGAAAAGCTTGCAGCCCCCTTGCAGCAGGAGGATTTTACCAGCAGCTCATACTGGCAGAAATTCTGCCAGGCCATGGATGATGATTTCAATACCCCGGCTGCAATTGCAGTTATGTTTCAATTAGTGCGTGAACTGAATAAATTTCTGGAAAAAGCAGGCAAAGGCAGTCTGTTACCCGGTGAAAAAAACACCCTGCAAACCGGGCCCATTGAATTATTGAAAATGGGGAGAGATATTTTAGGGGTGATTTAA